AAACCATTCGGCGCCATCCGGGCCCTGCCACTGGAACATCAGGTCCAGCAGCGTGACCCAGCGACCCGTGTCGTAATCCACCCGCTGGATCTCGGTGCTGGGTCCGCCGATCCACAGCGCCCCGTCGATTCCCTCGCAGAGGAAACTCCACGCCGTCGGGATCGGGACGGCGGGTTTCTCGTAACTGTGCCAGCGGCCGTCCCGCCAGGCCGCGACTTGGTAGCGAGCGGACACCCACACAGTCCCGTCCCTGGTCTGCAGGAGATTGTTGCAATCTCCCGGCGCCCCCTCGGCCGAGAGCGGCCGCGCGGTCCAGCGCGATCCGTCGAAAACATTCAAATGCCCCGAATCCAGCCCATACACGACCCAGATTGCACCATCGCGCAGCCGAAGCACCGACGGACGGCGCCCGGGCTTGAGACCGTCCTTAGCGGTGTAAACCCGCCAGGCTTCGTCGCCGGCAGCCGGTGAGTAATGCAGCACTTCCCCCTCATCCGCCACCATCCATAACCCGCCCTGGCCGTCGGAGGTCAAATCAGACAACGCAAGTTCACCGGCGCGCCGGCTGGCCGAAATGTGGGCCGTCACCTTTTCGGGAATGGTCACTTTCTCCACGTCCGACACTGTTCGATCCACCGGCACCCGGGCAGCCTGGGCCGAAGAGGTGTGAAGCCGCGCCCGACCATCACGGATTTCCAGCAAGCCCCACAGGCTCGCAACCCAAACGGTTCCCTGGGCATCAACAATCACTTTGCGGAAATCACCGAACATCCGCCCTGTGCGCTGCCAGGCCCAGTTCCACTGGCCCGCCTGATATCGCTGCATGCCCCAATACCCCACCGCCAACACCGAGCCCGCGGGCTCAACGGCCATGGCGTTCACCGGGCCGCCGTGAAACACCAAGGCGTTGTGGTTTTTCCAATCAAGGCCGTCATAGCTCCAGATCGTTTCGTTGGTGCCGAACCACACCACTCCGTCGGGCGCCTGCACCATGCAATTGGCCGCCAACCCGCTCAGTTCCGGATAAGAGCGCCACCGCCAAGATTCGTGCATCGGGTCGGCATACCGAGGGACGAAGGGATCGGCGGCGGCGGCCCCGACCGACCCGACCAAGCTGAACCCCACGAGGATCTGCAACCTCAGCGCCCATCTAGCAGGCCAGCTGCTCTGGCACCGCACCCAGCGCCCAAACCATCGGCAAACCTTACCGTTGGGGTTAGCATCCTTCACGACGTCGTAATCAACTTTGTAAAGCAGATCGTGGCAATCTCCGAACCTGTGTCCGCCAAATCCCGCCTTGCCCCCCTTCCCGCCATCCTCTGTCCTCTGCCCTCTGTCTCCCGCCATGACCTCCGCCCAAATCCGCCAGTCGTTCCTCGATTTCTTCGCCCAACAGGGCCACACGATTACGCCGTCGTCGTCCTTGCTGCCGGACTCCCCCGGGCTGCTCTTCACCAACGCCGGCATGAACCAGTTCGTGCCCATCTTCCTCGGCGACCGCGCGCCCGACGTCTCGAAGTGGGCCGGCGTCCGCCCGGCCAAGGACACCCGCGCCGCCGACACCCAGAAGTGCATCCGCGCCGGCGGCAAACACAACGACCTCGAGGACGTCGGTTTCGATACCTACCACCACACAATGTTCGAGATGCTGGGCAACTGGTCCTTCGGCGACTACTTCAAGAAGGAGTCGCTGCAGTGGGGCTGGGAACTGCTCACCAAGGTCTGGGGCATCCCGCCGAAGCGCCTCTTCGCCACCGTCTATGCACCCAACAAGGCCAAGGGCGACCCCGCCGACTTCGACCAGGAGGCCTACGACATCTGGGCCGGCATCTTCAAAAAGGAAGGCCTCGACCCCGCCATCCACATCGTCCACGGCAACAAGAAGGACAATTTCTGGATGATGGGCGACACCGGCCCTTGCGGCCCGTGCTCCGAGATCCACTTCAACCTCCTCCCCTCCGACGACGAGGTCGAAGGCCGCAAGGGAGTGAACAGCTCCAGCCCGCGCTGCATCGAGATCTGGAACCACGTCTTCATCCAGTTCAACGCGAACGCCGACGGCACCTTCGCCCCGCTCGCCGCCAAGCACGTGGACACCGGCATGGGCTTCGAACGCGTCGCCGGCATCATGGCCACGACGAAGGGCTTCAAGGATTTCTCCGCCGAGCCCTCCAACTACAACGCCGACGTCTTCGCCCCGCTCTTCGCCAAGGTCGCCGCCCTCTCCGGCAAGACCTACACCGGCACCGTGCCGACCAAGCGCGAGGGCCTCACCGAGCAGGAGAACATCGACATCGCCTTCCGCGTCCTCGCCGACCACGCGCGCTGCGTCAGCTGCGCCATCGCCGACGGCATCCTCCCCGCCAACGAGGGCCGCAACTACGTCATCCGCCGCATCCTCCGCCGCGGTATCCTCTACGGCAAGAAGCTCGGCTTCAAGGTCGGCGACTTCTCCCAACTCGTCGCCCCCGTCGTCGAATCCCTCGGCCACGTCTTCCCCGAGCTGAAACAGCAGCAGGACATCGTGCGGCGCGTGATCGCGAGCGAGGAAGAGTCTTTCGGCCGCACGCTCGAACGCGGCCTCCAGATCTTCAACAAAGCCGCGGCCTCTGGAAAAATTGATAGCTCTGCCGCCTTCGAACTCTACGACACCTACGGCTTCCCGCTCGACATGACCCAGCTGCTCGCCACCGAGCGCGGTCTCACGGTAGACACGGCGAAGTTCGAGGAGCTGATGGAGCAGCAGCGCGAGCGCGCCCGCGCCGCGCAGAAGAAGGAGATCGTCGTCGCCGCCACCGAGGGCGAGAACACCAACGTCGAACCGACCAAGTTCCTCGGCTACACCGAGACGACCGCCACCGGCAAACTCCTTGAGGTGGTGAAGACCGAGAAGGACACCTTCCTCATCGTCGACCAAACCCCTTTCTACGGCGAAATGGGCGGCCAGACCGGCGACACCGGGACCGCGGTCATCAACGGTGAGACGTTCTCCATTGTGGACACCGTGAAGGACAAATACGGCCGCCACCTGCACAAGTTGGCTCCGGCCTCCAGCCTCCCGGCTCCGGCCTCCACTGCAACCCTTCAGGTTGACGTCGCCCGCCGCCGCGCCATCAACCGCCATCACAGCGCCGCGCACTTGATCCACTGGGCCCTGCGCAAGGTCCTTGGCACCCACGTCCGCCAGGCCGGCACGTCCAAGACTGCCGACCGCATGCGCTTCGACTTCTCGCACTTTGAGGCGATGACTGCCGAACAGATGAAGGAGGTCGAGCGCCTCGTAAACGAGAAGGTCATCGACAACGCCAGGGTCGAATCCTACGAGACCGAATTCGACAAGAAGCCCGAGGGCACCCTCGCTTTCTTTGGCGACAAATACGGCAAGTTTGTCCGCGTCGTAGACATCGGCGGCTACAGCCGCGAGCTCTGCGGCGGCACGCACGTCGCCACCACCGGCGAGATCGGCCTGATCAAGGTCGTCGCCGAAATGGCCGTCGCCGCCGGCACCCGCCGCATCGAGGCCGTCGCCGGCCAGCCTGCCTACGAGTTCGTCGCCGGCGAGGAGGCCGCCCTCAAGGCCGTCAGCGCCCGCCTCAACGCCGGCGTGCAGGACGTCACCACCAAGCTCGACTCGCTCCTCGTCCACCAGAAGGAGCTCGAGCAGAAGCTCAAAGCCTATCAGGCTAAGGAATCCGCCGGCCTCGCCGAGGAACTCGCCGCCAAGCCCGTCGAGAAGGACGGCCTCAAATGGATTTCTGCCGTCGTCACCGCCGAAAACCAAGACGCCCTGCGCTCGCTCGGCAGCCAGGTGCTGCACAAGGTCGGCGCCGGCGCGGTCGTGCAACTCGGCGCCCTCTTTGACGGCAAGGTCGCGCTCGTCGCCTACTGTTCACCCGAAGCCATCAAGTCCGGCCAGGCGGCCGGCAAGCTCATCGGCGCCCTCGCCGGCAAGCTCGGCGGCAAGGGCGGCGGCAAACCCGACTACGCCCAAGGCGGGGGCGGCGACGCCAGCAAGCTGGCCGACGCGCTGAAGCTGTAAGGCTTACGAGTATGAGCGTGCCTTGTGCGCGCCCTCGGGCGTGGACAAGCCACGCCCCTACATGTGGAGGGCTGACCTCCGTGCCAGCCGCGGTCGGTGCGGAGACCGACCCAAAACAATCACTCGTCGCGCAGTGCGACAAGCGGATCAATCTTCGCGGCACGACGCGCGGGCAGATAGCTCGCGAGCAACGCCACGAGGATCAACACCAGCGCGACGACCCCGTAAACCATCGGATCGGTCGGTTGCACGCCGAAGAGCATGCTGGTCATGTAGCGGCTCAGCAGGAACGAGCCGACTAGGCCGATCACCACGCCGAGGCCCGCCTTCCACAGGCCCTGGGTCAGGATCAGGCCGACGATCTGGCTTTGCGAGGCGCCGATCGCACCGCGCACACCGATCTCGCGGGTGCGCTGCGACACATCGTAGGCCAGCACACCGTAGATGCCGAGGGCTGAGAGGAAAAGCGCCAGACCGGCGAAGGCCGCGAGCAGGAGCATGACCGCGCGCCGGTTGTCGAACGACGCCCCGACCACCTTCTCCATGGAGCCGACATCGTAGAGGAAAATCGTGGGATCGAGCTCCTTCATCTTGGCGCGCAGGACCGGGATCAGTTCCTCCGGCGGCCGGCTCGTCCGCACGAACATCGTCGCCCCGCCCGGGCGAGCGCCCTGCGGCACGACCTGGTAAATGAAGGGATTGCCGCTCTTCTCCTCGACACCGTTGTGCGGAATGTCGCGCACGACGCCAATAATGGTCGGCCAGTCTTCGGGTTTCTCCGGGCGCGGCCCGAAGGCGAACCGTCCGCCGATGGCCGATTTGCCGGCGAAGAACTTCCGGGCGAAACTTTCGTCCACCACGAACACGCGCTGCTTGGGATCGCGGTCCGCCTCGGTGTAGAAGCGCCCCTCGAGCACCTTCAGCCCGAGCGTTTCGGCATAGCCGGGCGTGACCTGCACGCGAAACGCGCCGGGCTGCGGTGAACCGGGCGGCAGCGTGTCCTGTTCGAGCGTGAAGGCGTTGATCGGCAGGCCGCCTTGGAACGGCGTGGAGCCCGAAAGCGCCACCGACGTCACCCCGGGCAGCTCCTGCAAGGATTGCCGAAGGCGTTCCTGAAACTTGTCTGCCGATTCCGCCGTGGCCCGGTGGGCCTGCGGGATGATGATGCGGGCCGTAACCACGCCCTTGGGATCGAACCCGGGGCTTACGGCAAGGGCCTTGGAGAAACTGTGGATGAGCAGACCCGCGCCCGTCAGCAGCATGAGGGCCACGGCCACCTGCACGACGACGAGCACGCTGCTCAGCGCGCGGACCCCGCGGCCGGAGGAGGCGCTGCGTGAGCTGCTCTGGATGATTTCCGCGAGATTGGTGCGCAGGATGTGGAAAACCGGGATCAAACCGATCAGCAGCCCGATGGCCACGGTGAGTGCGATGGCGAAGCCGAGCACCCGGTAATCGAGCGTCGCCGGCAGGGACAGGGGCAGCATCTTGGCCAGGTAGAAATTGCTGCCGCGCAGGGCCGCCCACGCCAGAGCGATGCCGAGCACGGCACCCATCGCGGTGAGCAGCACGCTCTCCAGCATGAGCTGGCGCGCGATAAGACCGCGACCGGCGCCCAGCGCCGAACGGATGGCCAGCTCGGACTGACGGGAGTTGGCCCGCACGAGCTGCAGGTTGGCCACGTTAACGCAGCCGATCAGGAGCACGAAAGCGACGACGCCCTGCAGGATGAGGAGGGTCGTGCGCACCGGCTGCACGCGTTGCTCCTGCACACCGCCCACGTTCATCGTCATGCCCGAACGCTCGGAGAACTGCTTCACGCCGGGGGGCGAGGCCTCGACGTAGCGCTGTTCCAGCGTCTTGGCCTCGGCATCGGCCTGCCCGGCCGTGACGCCCGGCTTAAGGCGGCCGAAAAGCTGAATGCCCACGCCGTAGCGGCCCTGTGGATTTTCCTGCTGGGGCTGCCACGACAGTGGGGTCACGTATTTGATCCGGGCGTCCCAGGCCTCGAACACGCGGGGCGCCACGCCGATGATCTTGAAGGTCTCGTTGCCGATCCGCATCTCCTTGCCGACGATTTCCGGGTCCTCGGCGTATTGGGTCCGCCAGAAGGTCTGCGTGAGCACCACGACCTTGTCGGCACCGGGCTTGTTCTGCTCCTTGGTGAAGAACTCTCCGAGCAGCGGCTGCACGCGCAGAATCGGGAAAATCTCGGCCGTCGCCCGCGCCATGTCGAGGCGGACGGGGTTCTGCTCCTCGCCGACCATCTGCTGCTGGAATGTCCAGAGCGCGATCATCTCGTAAGAGGAAGCATTTTTGCCGTAATCGAGGTAGAACGGGACGTTGGCCGGCATCTTGTCGAGGCCGGCCTTCTTGGCCGAGGTGTAGAGCTCGACGATGCCCTCCGGCTCGGAAAACGGCAGCGGCTTCAGCATCAGCGAATAGACCGTCGAGAAGATCGCCGTGGTGGCGCCGATGCAGAGGGCGAGCGTGAGCAGCGTGGTGGCCGTGAGGCCCTTGGCCTTCCAGAGGAGGCGGGTGGCGTGGCGGAGGTCGCCGGCAACGCCGGTCAGCATGCCGGTGGAGGTCGGCACGGAATCAGGGGGGAGGGACATGGTAAAAGAGAACCCGGGGAACGTGCGGGAAGTTACACTTTAAGCGCCGCCGAAGCCACGCCCAATCTGGACAAGCGGGCGTGAGGGCGTCCCGGCGGTTGACCCCCGGCGGGGTTGTGGTTCCGTGGAAGGGAATGTCCGTGCCCGCCCAAGTCGTCATCCTCGCCTTCAACGCCAGCAACCAGCTGGCCGTGCGCGCCGCCGGCACCCGCCTGGGTCTGGCCTTTGTCGGAGCCGACGAGGCGATGGCCACAGCGCGGCTGGAGAGCTGCTTCAAGGAGCACACTCCGGCTGCGGAGTATTTCACCTGCACCGCCGGAGCCCTCTCCTACCGGGTGTTTTTCACCCAGGTCGCCGGGGAGCCGTCCGACAACGAGGTGAGGTTTCACTGCCTGGAACAGTTGGATCGCCAAAAGGCCGCCCAAGCCGGCTCACTCGCGGCGGTGTTGGCCGGGCTCGAACCGCACCTGATCGAGATTCCCTACCTGCACCTCGGCGAGAACGACTACATCTACAAGTTCCGCGTCGAGCGCGACCGCAACCGCGGCATCTACCAGCAGGACGACGCCGCGCGGGCACTCTACCAGAGCCAGCTCTGCGAGGCCATCAAACGCCTCTCGCGCACGCATGAACGCACCGCCGGCAAGCCCGCGATGCTCGACTTCGGTGCGGTGCGCTACGTCATCCCCAGCCATTTTGGGTTCTGTCTCGGTGTGAAAAACGCGATCGAGCGCGCTTACGAGACGCTGGCGGAGAACCCCGGCCGCCGCGTGTTCATGCTGAGCGAGCTGATCCACAATCCGTTTGTGAACGAGGATCTGCTCCAGCGCGGCCTGCGCTACCTGCAGAGCGACAAGGGTGTGGGCTTCACTGACGAAGGCCTGGTCGCCGCCCCGGGGGCCACCCCGCGCCTGCTCTGGGACACGCTGACCGGCGAGGACGTGGTGATCATCCCGGCCTTCGGCGCCACCGACGAGGACAAAAAGCGGCTCGTGCGCAAAGGCCTGAAAGTCGCGCAATACGACGCCACCTGCATGCTCGTGGAAAAGGTTTGGAAGGCCGCCCGCAGCTACGGTCGCGCCGGCTACACCGTGATCATTCACGGCAAAAGCGAGCACGAGGAGACCAAGGCGACTTTCTCCAACTCCCGCCGTCACGCCCCGTCGCTCATCATCCGCCATCTCGACGAGGCCCGCCTGCTCGGTGACTACATCAGTGCGCCCGACGAGGCCAAGCGCGCCGCCATCCTCGAACACTTTGCCGGCCTCTGCACCCCGGGCTTCGATCCGGCACACCACCTGGAGCGCATCGCCGTGGTGAACCAAACCACGCTCCTGATGAACGAAACGGCCGCCATCATCGACTATTTCAAGGAGATCTACACCGCCCGCTACGGCGCGGAAGTGGCCGAGGAACGGGTCGGCGGCGCCGGCCGCAAGGACACGCTTTGCTACGCCACGCAGGTGAACCAGGACGCGCTGCAACGCGCCCTGGGATTGCCGCTCGACGCGGCGTTCATCATCGGCGGCAAGAACAGCTCAAACACCTACCAGCTCTATAGGCTCTGCGAGCAGACGCTCGGCAAACGGGCCTTCTTCATCCAGTCGGAGAAGAGCATCCTCGGTGCGGACCGGATCATGCACTACGTTTTCCCTTCGGCGGGCCGCGGTTCCGCCGGACACACCGAGATGCTGCCCCTCTGGCCGGACTGCTCTGCGCCCAAGACCGTCTTGATCACCGGCGGCGCTTCCTGCCCCGATGGATTGGTCCAGCAGGTGGTTTCGCGCATCAACGCGCTTTTCCCTGCCGAGCGCCTGCGGAAGATCGAGGACGTGCTGGCGGGACTCAGAAACGAACCGTGACGCCGCCGCGGATACCGACGGCGCTGCCCAGATCAATGTCGGCGGTGCGATCGCCCAGCTTCTGTTCGTAGGAATCAAGCTGCTGGGCCGTCACGCCACCGAAGAGTCCAAAACGGTCGTTCACATCCCAATCGAGGTTCAGGTCGGCGTAATAGCCCGTGAGGAACTTGGTGGCCGTGCTGCTGAGCGTGGAATCGCCAGTTTCCGAATCAACCGTCTCGATGTCGGTGTTAGGCATGGCCGCCACCTGGAATGACTCGTAGGCCGTGTAGCGGGTGCCGGCATAAGCGCCGGCCAGACCCACACTGGCGCTGATACCGATGGTGTCGGTGATCTGGGTGCGCAGGGTCGGCCCGAATTTAAACATGAAGTAGGCGCCCTTGACCTGCCAGCGCCCGGTCACATTCGCCCCGCCGGGGGTCAGCACATCGGTGGTGAGACTGGGATCGGGAGCAATGGGCAGGGCCACGGTGTTCTCGAAAGTATTGGCCACCCCGTCGCCGTCGGAATCAAGCGTGGTGTCGTTGCTCGGGTTGCTCAGCTGGCTAAGGGGCAGGACCGACCCGTTGGTGGTGTAGTAATCGGTGTAAGTCCGCAGCGTGGAAGCCACCGAGCCGGCGGTCTTGCTGTTGATGTCGTTCAGCGAGATTCCCGCCAGCACCCCCCACTTGAAATACCGCCCGCTGGAGCCGAGCTCCCGGTTCATCTGCAATTCCAGGCCGCCGCTCATGCCCTGTTCCTTGGCCAGGCTGCCACCGTCGGAAACCGCCGCGTAGTTGTTGAAGGCAACATAGCCCGGCTTGGTCAGAAACTGGCTTTGCCCCATCACATCCCACTCACGGGTCATGCCCGGGGTGTAGGAAAGATAATCGCCGACCAGGCGCTGAACGTCCTGCGTGCCGATCACGTTGCCGTTGGAGTCGGTGACATTGACCGTGACCGTGGAATAAACCTGATAGCGACCGCCGGGCGTGGAGGTTTGGTTGCCGTTGCCATCCACCTCATCGGTGCGGAGCCCGTCCAAACCAATCTGCCCATCGTTGTAAGAGCGCACCACCGCCCCTTCCGAGGCGGGGATGATTTCATTCAGGAAAGGCACGGTGCCGAGATTGCCGAAACTGACCTTGCCACCAGAATCCAGGATGCGGAGGCCGACCGAAACCCGGGTCTTGGGGGTATACCACATGCCATCGTTGCGGGCCAGCTGGCTCATACGCTCCTCCTCCTTGGCACTCGTCTCCTGGGCGGACAGAAAGGCCGGCAGGGCGGCGAGGAGGACGAGGGCAACAGGACGGAAGCGTGGCATCATTGGAAAAGTGGACATAGGGGCGGGAGACAGCCTTGGAAAGGGGAAACTGACGCGGGTTCCGTGTCAGGCCTTTTCCATCGGCTCTTTGGGCTCTTCCTTCAGCACGCCGACCTGGCGGGCCAGGCGCTTGAGGTCCTCTTCCTTCTGCTCGAGCTCTGTCTCCTTCTCCTGCTGAGCCTGCATTTTTTCGAAAAGGGAAGCTTCGCTCTGGTTGAGGAACTCCTCGCGCTCCTGCAGCGCCACGCGCTGCTCCTTGATGGAGGCCTCCTGCTGGTCGAGCGTCTCCTTGAGCTTGGCGAGGGCTTCCATTTCAGCGGGATTGACGCCACCGGGTGAAGGGGCGGAAGCCTGTTCCTTGCGGAGGGCATCGATCACTTTCTCGCGTGCCTGCAAAAGTGCTTCGGTCTCGGCCAGGGCCCGGTCTTTCTCGGCCAGTTTGTTCTCGGCCTCGGCCAGCGCCATCTCGCGCTCGCCCACCTTGGCCTCGAGGCCGCGCAGGGCTTTCTCCAGCTCCTCCACCTGGGCGCCGCTGAGGCCGGCACCTTTACCGCCCCAAGGGGCGCGTGAGCTCGACATGATCGCGTCGATCGACTTGCGGGCCGCCGCGGTGGCCTGTGACGCCTCCTGGGCCCGCTGCAAAGGCGTGGCCCTTC
This DNA window, taken from Oleiharenicola lentus, encodes the following:
- a CDS encoding ABC transporter permease gives rise to the protein MSLPPDSVPTSTGMLTGVAGDLRHATRLLWKAKGLTATTLLTLALCIGATTAIFSTVYSLMLKPLPFSEPEGIVELYTSAKKAGLDKMPANVPFYLDYGKNASSYEMIALWTFQQQMVGEEQNPVRLDMARATAEIFPILRVQPLLGEFFTKEQNKPGADKVVVLTQTFWRTQYAEDPEIVGKEMRIGNETFKIIGVAPRVFEAWDARIKYVTPLSWQPQQENPQGRYGVGIQLFGRLKPGVTAGQADAEAKTLEQRYVEASPPGVKQFSERSGMTMNVGGVQEQRVQPVRTTLLILQGVVAFVLLIGCVNVANLQLVRANSRQSELAIRSALGAGRGLIARQLMLESVLLTAMGAVLGIALAWAALRGSNFYLAKMLPLSLPATLDYRVLGFAIALTVAIGLLIGLIPVFHILRTNLAEIIQSSSRSASSGRGVRALSSVLVVVQVAVALMLLTGAGLLIHSFSKALAVSPGFDPKGVVTARIIIPQAHRATAESADKFQERLRQSLQELPGVTSVALSGSTPFQGGLPINAFTLEQDTLPPGSPQPGAFRVQVTPGYAETLGLKVLEGRFYTEADRDPKQRVFVVDESFARKFFAGKSAIGGRFAFGPRPEKPEDWPTIIGVVRDIPHNGVEEKSGNPFIYQVVPQGARPGGATMFVRTSRPPEELIPVLRAKMKELDPTIFLYDVGSMEKVVGASFDNRRAVMLLLAAFAGLALFLSALGIYGVLAYDVSQRTREIGVRGAIGASQSQIVGLILTQGLWKAGLGVVIGLVGSFLLSRYMTSMLFGVQPTDPMVYGVVALVLILVALLASYLPARRAAKIDPLVALRDE
- the alaS gene encoding alanine--tRNA ligase translates to MTSAQIRQSFLDFFAQQGHTITPSSSLLPDSPGLLFTNAGMNQFVPIFLGDRAPDVSKWAGVRPAKDTRAADTQKCIRAGGKHNDLEDVGFDTYHHTMFEMLGNWSFGDYFKKESLQWGWELLTKVWGIPPKRLFATVYAPNKAKGDPADFDQEAYDIWAGIFKKEGLDPAIHIVHGNKKDNFWMMGDTGPCGPCSEIHFNLLPSDDEVEGRKGVNSSSPRCIEIWNHVFIQFNANADGTFAPLAAKHVDTGMGFERVAGIMATTKGFKDFSAEPSNYNADVFAPLFAKVAALSGKTYTGTVPTKREGLTEQENIDIAFRVLADHARCVSCAIADGILPANEGRNYVIRRILRRGILYGKKLGFKVGDFSQLVAPVVESLGHVFPELKQQQDIVRRVIASEEESFGRTLERGLQIFNKAAASGKIDSSAAFELYDTYGFPLDMTQLLATERGLTVDTAKFEELMEQQRERARAAQKKEIVVAATEGENTNVEPTKFLGYTETTATGKLLEVVKTEKDTFLIVDQTPFYGEMGGQTGDTGTAVINGETFSIVDTVKDKYGRHLHKLAPASSLPAPASTATLQVDVARRRAINRHHSAAHLIHWALRKVLGTHVRQAGTSKTADRMRFDFSHFEAMTAEQMKEVERLVNEKVIDNARVESYETEFDKKPEGTLAFFGDKYGKFVRVVDIGGYSRELCGGTHVATTGEIGLIKVVAEMAVAAGTRRIEAVAGQPAYEFVAGEEAALKAVSARLNAGVQDVTTKLDSLLVHQKELEQKLKAYQAKESAGLAEELAAKPVEKDGLKWISAVVTAENQDALRSLGSQVLHKVGAGAVVQLGALFDGKVALVAYCSPEAIKSGQAAGKLIGALAGKLGGKGGGKPDYAQGGGGDASKLADALKL
- the ispH gene encoding 4-hydroxy-3-methylbut-2-enyl diphosphate reductase; its protein translation is MSVPAQVVILAFNASNQLAVRAAGTRLGLAFVGADEAMATARLESCFKEHTPAAEYFTCTAGALSYRVFFTQVAGEPSDNEVRFHCLEQLDRQKAAQAGSLAAVLAGLEPHLIEIPYLHLGENDYIYKFRVERDRNRGIYQQDDAARALYQSQLCEAIKRLSRTHERTAGKPAMLDFGAVRYVIPSHFGFCLGVKNAIERAYETLAENPGRRVFMLSELIHNPFVNEDLLQRGLRYLQSDKGVGFTDEGLVAAPGATPRLLWDTLTGEDVVIIPAFGATDEDKKRLVRKGLKVAQYDATCMLVEKVWKAARSYGRAGYTVIIHGKSEHEETKATFSNSRRHAPSLIIRHLDEARLLGDYISAPDEAKRAAILEHFAGLCTPGFDPAHHLERIAVVNQTTLLMNETAAIIDYFKEIYTARYGAEVAEERVGGAGRKDTLCYATQVNQDALQRALGLPLDAAFIIGGKNSSNTYQLYRLCEQTLGKRAFFIQSEKSILGADRIMHYVFPSAGRGSAGHTEMLPLWPDCSAPKTVLITGGASCPDGLVQQVVSRINALFPAERLRKIEDVLAGLRNEP